DNA from Leishmania donovani BPK282A1 complete genome, chromosome 34:
CCCACCCGGGTCTGCGTCTGGCGCCGCTAGCGCCGCAGGTGCCCGAGGAATGGACGAGCAAAGACAAGGCGGGCCGCTAGCGGCATGGCTCGATACCCCAGCAGACGACTTGTCTTCGCCGGCGCGGATGTAGCCGTGGTGCAACAGAGGGGCGTGTGAGCTGTGCGCGAATGCGTACATGTGCCGACTTGTCCGTCGCGGAGTAAGATTTTTATATTTAAATACGCTGTTTTTCCTGGCAAACACGCGTAGCAGAAACTAGTAAGTGCAGCGGCATGGCGACGAGTATACATATACACTATACACATATGTCTATCTGTATCTAgagcgctgcaccgtcaATCCATCAAAACGCCACGCACTTTGTTTTCCCCGCCGACCACCGCCCCCTGTGCTCGCCCGAGCGGGcggagcgcgtgcgcgtgcgtccctctctcctcgcgcTTCTCCGTTGCTTGGCGGAGGACAGGGTCTGAGAGGGCCCtgggctgcggctggcccacctcctctctgtgCTCATGCGGCACGCGCCTACACCAGCCCCTGCGGCCAGCACGGCtgacgtcgccgcctccgccctcgaggaGGAAGCCTGGCCGCGGCCTGCCTGGACCGATGCATGCCGCCCACCCGGGTCTGCGTCTGGCGCCGCTAGCGCCGCAGGTGCCCGAGGAATGGACGAGCAAAGACAAGGCGGGCCGCTAGCGGCATGGCTCGATACCCCAGCAGACGACTTGTCTTCGCCGGCGCGGATGTAGCCGTGGTGCAACAGAGGGGCGTGTGAGCTGTGCGCGAATGCGTACATGTGCCGACTTGTCCGTCGCGGAGTAAGATTTTTATATTTAAATACGCTGTTTTTCCTGGCAAACACGCGTAGCAGAAACTAGTAAGTGCAGCGGCATGGCGACGAGTATACATATACACTATACACATATGTCTATCTGTATCTAgagcgctgcaccgtcaATCCATCAAAACGCCACGCACTTTGTTTTCCCCGCCGACCACCGCCCCCTGTGCTCGCCCGAGCGGGcggagcgcgtgcgcgtgcgtccctctctcctcgcgcTTCTCCGTTGCTTGCTTTTTGCTTTCTGTCATTATTGTCTCCGTTNNNNNNNNNNNNNNNNNNNNNNNNNNNNNNNNNNNNNNNNNNNNNNNNNNNNNNNNNNNNNNNNNNNNNNNNNNNNNNNNNNNNNNNNNNNNNNNNNNNGGCATGGCTCGATACCCCAGCAGACGACTTGTCTTCGCCGGCGCGGATGTAGCCGTGGTGCAACAGAGGGGCGTGTGAGCTGTGCGCGAATGCGTACATGTGCCGACTTGTCCGTCGCGGAGTAAGATTTTTATATTTAAATACGCTGTTTTTCCTGGCAAACACGCGTAGCAGAAACTAGTAAGTGCAGCGGCATGGCGACGAGTATACATATACACTATACACATATGTCTATCTGTATCTAgagcgctgcaccgtcaATCCATCAAAACGCCACGCACTTTGTTTTCCCCGCCGACCACCGCCCCCTGTGCTCGCCCGAGCGGGCGGAGCGCGtgcgtccctctctcctcgcgcTTCTCCGTTGCTTGCTTTTTGCTTTCTGTCATTATTGTCTCCGTTCCTCGACTGACTCACCCCAACAgtgtcaccgccgccgttgccgccccATCTTCTccgagaggggaggagcagGGGGAGCGCCGAGCATGCTTTTTCTCTTATTATCCCGCTGATGTATTTCGCGTCGAGCGGAGATTGCGTTTTCGGGTGTTggtgtgggggtggcggtgtgtgtgtgtgctctctctcgttgcctATGTTGAGTATTGATAATCGTGGAAAGGCTAGGCTTGTGCAGAGTTCAAGTGAAAGTGAACAGCAACAATAGCATAAAAAAAGATCGTTGCAGGATGTAAATAAGTTTATTGCGAAACCATGAAAAGGGAGTGCAGGCATATAGTGTGTAATGCGAGAAGTGTGTGTCTCGGGGGAgtccccctttttttcctcgGAACTAAAAAAATAGTTTACACAGGTGGCGACAATAGCTGCTGAAAAACAGGGAAGAAAGTTGTTTTCAAGTAGTAGGAgcctgcgtctgcgcgtcgttctctgtgtttctctcttttcggcTTGAGCGTCCTTATagtatacatatatatatatatgagGTAGTTGTTTAACGGTTTTGCTGTCCGCATTCATGTGGCTTTTCGCtgtctcctttttttttccttgtttgTGAGGATGTTGTTCGCCTACGCAGGACAGTGGCAGAAAGCGGaacaacgaagaaaaagcaCTGATGAAGGGAAGAGCGACACGGGCGAGGGGAGACGCCGAGAAAAGACGAACACTTAACGAAGAGAGCAAATAGGCTGACCTATGATCCtttcacccctcccccctctccttaCTTCCTCAAAGAAAGCTGAAAACATACACCTGCCCAAGGGAATGGACCAAGCTAGAGACGATGCCGCTGCAGACATGTGTGCCTGTAGCGAATGGAGAGAAAATGGTAGTGGAAGGtagaaagggaagaggagtgAAGCTATCTAGCAAAGAAAGACGGAGGCGATCGGGCGGATGGTGGACTTTTGCTTGTGCATGTGTGGTCGGGTGGGGAGAAAGCCGAGGAAATAGGCGAGgagcaggggagggggggggggacggaAAAGGAGCGGCCATCATGCTGCTTCATCTCCCTGCCTGCTTGCTTCCTCTGTCTTCCTGTTTCTTTCCCCCTTGCGCACTTTGCCCCCTACACCTCCTCACGTCTGCTTTCGCTCGCGCCGCAGTGTTCGAGACCTCTCCTTTCACCTAACCTTGGCTCCCGCGTactccttcccttttctctctatGCGGTGTCGCATTTTCGTTCGAAGATGTGGAACACATGCTCACGCCTCTCTGCACGGCTTTGAAGCCCCTCCTTGTATCTCTCTTTTCGCAtcttctttctcctctttctccacACGTGCGTACGTTTCGTGATGGCGCTCTTTCACACGAATCTCTCTCTATCGTTACACCATGAACGTGCATgcactccccctctcccccttgcCATGTACTCATTCAATGCACCATCCTACACTTACGTATTGGGCGTCTCCCAgctctctccttcgctctccctccttggCATTTGCTCTCTAACGCCATATTCCTTATATatttctttttgtttgttctCCCCCTCATTCACGATTTTACGTTTGTTCTCTtttctgtgcatgtgtgtcttTGGTTTGTCTTACTTCttatcacacacacacacacaccgatCTAAGCACCTGCggctgcccccctcccctccctacGTCGATTGTGCCATTTCACATTTCTTCTAGGCAGAGCCGCTGACTCTTCCTCTGCGCCAATAAAAGTGCCACCCGCTTGCGTGTGTACTTGAAAAATGAGCCACTCTTTTTGCCGCGTCGGCATTGCCATCTACTGCATTCTACAGCTCATCGCCTTCATATTCATCCTTGCTGGAACCCTGATTGACCAATTCCGCGTACAGAACGTGGATGTACTCAGCAACAGCCCGTGCCTGACGATATGGGGCTTCAAGGACAAGTGCATCTCGCTCAAGTGGAGTGTCCTGACCAAGGACTTATGGAAGGGCTGCCCTCAGCGACTGAAGCGCTTCAACGCGGCTGAGGCTCTGAGCATTGCTGCCGTCCTCATCAGTGCTCTGGCGTGCCTCATCGGATTTGTCatgctgtgctgctgccgctgcttgcgctgGCTTTGCCTAATTCTGAACATTCTGGCCACCCTCTGTGGCTGTGCCGTCACCGCACTCATGATCGACGCCTTCTACAACAACCATGAGGAAGGCCTTCAGCAGTACAACAACTCCTGCTACGCGCTCCGCCAGAACGGCTCCGTCATTCGTCCTTCGGCCATCGTAGATGGCAATCCAGTGGCCACCCATTACAATTACGGTGCCGGCTTTGCCATTTACATTGTTGGCTGGGGCCTTTGCTTCATCAACATCTTTTTTCTCATGCTGCCGTGCTAAAGGGACGTGCCTCTCAGCTTTTCCCCTCCGGTTACTCCCTCCCGTCGGCCAAATGAGGTATGATTGTGCCCTTGCTCCACGATGATTTCGCACACAGCTGCTGTCTTGTCCcgtgcgcgagtgcgccGCCTTCCAGGCATGCGAATAGGGCAAAAACAGAGGTTTCTAAGaccaaacaaaaaagcgTCTGAGGAGGCCAGCGCGATAGAGGAGATAGCACAGAGACATCAGAGCGCGCCGGgcctgtatgtgtgtacgtCTATGCTTGTGCGTTATCACTGAAAACTTGCACGCGCAAACACACTCATGTACGGCGCATTCGCATGGAATCAAGtatatacacatatatgcTCATCTTTCGCTGTTGCATTCCTGTTAGTTCCTCGCCTGTTTTCCCGATTCCCTGATTTTGCGCGCTCGAATCCCAGTGATGGTGCTCGAGGCCTTTTCTTCCGTGAGAAATGTCTCTTCCTCACCTTCTtactcgttttttttttttgcgctcGTAGCAGTGGTCTGGCCGTATTTTTCCTTCGCGCCTGCATTGTCCATTTCTTTGCGTATGCGGGGGCCGGCTCCTTTCATgtctcattttttttttatgtcCCTCGTCGTTGTGTATAGCAGGTAGACAGCAATGCTCGATTGATGGAGACGAGGCGGTGGAGAGAACATGTGTGCAAAGCATgtcgcaggcggcgcgcgccagTGGCGTTCGAGCATCGAGCGGGACGCGGGAGCGAGAAAACGGACCGCCGGCCATATAGGAAAACTGCGAAAAGTGGGACGAGGTCAATGAAGGATGAGGAGCGAGGCAAGCAAGGAAGGAAGAGGACAGGCCGCTGAGGATAATCTTGGACGCTGATGTAACAAGAGAGCAACGAAACCAAGCTGCTTCTGCAATGCAAAACTGCCttcatcctctctctcgccacaCATGCGGGCACGATCAGATAGGAATCCTGCGCGTTTCTCTAGTTTACGGCCTCTTTGCCTTCTCATCTTTCACGCCGCTTTCCTTACAGTCCTTCAACTtttaccccccccccccggaCGGCCCTCCTCCCGTTTCCAGCACGCGAGTCCGTCATGCATGTCTGCATCATGCCTCTCTCCTCACGCATGTGATCATCTCCATACAAGAACCTTCGAATgcgtctgcctctccctttcgCGTTTTtattttcttcttttctctgtctGTTGTGTCCCGCTGCCTTTCTTGATCTCAGGATGTGCTTTTAGAAaactcgcacacgcacctgtGCCACGTCACGTGGTAACGCCACGGCGCACGTCCTTCTGTTTTCCGCGTGCCCCTTTGCCaccgatatatatatatatatatgtatggcggcgctctctcttcgttttcaTTGTCTTGACATccgcgctggcgacgacgctCTTACGTGAGgccactccccctccctccccactcttttttttttttcggtcgCCACAGCTCTTCGTTCTTTGTTTATATATATTTTCTCTCGGTACACATttgctttttgtttctgcCGACGTCTTTTTCTGGTTTTGGTCGTTTAGCTCGTTGATGGGCTCTCTCTTTGCGCGTgcttgcatgtgtgtctgtgcgagGCCCATGCCATCTCgcctcttcttttcgttcCGCAGCTCTCCTGCGTCGGCATCCTGTATTCTTCCCGAAGACAAGtcatcctcttcctctggctcttccccctttttttcgctgttgcCTTTTTGGTGATGATCACGCttccacggctgctgcctgtTTCTGCACCAGCTTGTCGTCTATGCTCCCCACACGGCTATattgcgtgcgtgtgctcaaGTCGCCTGCCGTTTCCATCTCGTCTGTGTGACTTTGTACCGCGCAGCAACCCCCCGCCAACGGTGCCGTGAGCCTTCACGCTCTTCGCCTTGCCTCCGCCTGTTCCCTGTCTGTCACTCCGTCTTTTTACCGTTCTACAGCGTGTCGCGAGTCTTTTTGTTTCCATGTCTGTTGTTGATGATGTTATCGGACCTCATCATGTTGCCACACTCGCATGCACATTATCTGTCcacgcacgtgtgtgcaccTGCTACTTGctgcttgtgcgcgcgtgtgcgtctgtgtgtgtacacCGCCAAAAAAACGAGCAAcgggggggtgggggggggggggagaagcCGCTGTAGCGTGGGCaaaggggtggagggggagggggcgataGGTGGGAGGTGTGGCGGGTCGCTGCTTTGTGATAAAACGGAGACAAAGCCGAAAACACGTCCAGCGGGGCGCAGGCACCCACGCAgacaaaaggaaaagacaCCTCAGATGATGGGGTCGCCTTTAGTGTGCAGCAGATCTCCACCAGCGAGGCTGTGCGCGTttcgtttcttcttttttttggtttACATGTCTTTTCTGCCCTCTCGTCGATTTTCTTTCGTTTTATGGTATTTGCGTGTattgcttctctctcgtttcgTTGCGTGGACGCTCTCCGGTCTCCCAcgtccttctttttttccaCACTGCCTTTGTTTTTACATTTTTATCTTTGTTGctcgcttcttctccagctTTCACAACTGACCGAAACCACACCACACCCCGATGATACCCGTGTATACCCAGTTCCACCTGTGGCCCCTCGACTTTTTGCGCACCTCACCGCCCTCCGTGACCATATCTGTATTCCCCTTCTTCGTGTTGCTCGACAGACGATGTGCGTGAGCGGGACTcgacgcgtgtgcgcacctctctctctgtctgtctttaggtgtgtgtgtgtgtgcaagcgcatttttctttgcttctcttcttGGACTTCCCATTCACTACTGCGTTCCCTCCTCACTCGTAGATGATCACGGCGTAGACGTGTAAAAGCCTTCACACGCCGTTCCAGAGCTCAGGGAACATCAAGAGCAGCCAAAAGAAgtacatacatacacatacagCCGACACAAAATCAGCCgcattgttttttttcttttcgtgctGTCTGCCCTATCCAtatgccctcccccctccttcttccctcctcctcctctgcactTCATccagaagacacacacacacacacacacacacacaaaaggatACACATCAAGCAAAGGAGAAAGACGAACCAACGCAGACGATGAGAAGAGCGAAGAGAGGATCAACGATAAAGTATGCGTAGTTTCGTGTGACTGTGTGACTGTAGTGGAGCTTGAAAGGATGAGAACcacagtgtgtgtgtgcgcgcttgtacagaaggaagaaggaaaaaggaACAGCAGCCAAGAACAGAGGTACTACTGAATGGCCACACCGAAAATGTCAGATGCCTAGCgccttttttgttctttCTGTTGTCTCTGTCTTCCTGATGTTCTCCCCTCGCGTCTTTCTCTTGTCTatgccgccgccccgcctcgCCCCTTTTCTCTATTCTCTTCAGTCAGCAATATCCTCGCGCTTCTCTCACCTTTACCCTTTTacttgtttgtttttcgtcATTCTTCTGCATGCCTCTCCACGGCTGCGCTTGCCTCCCTATTCCTTCCTTTCTTCGCGCTGTTTCGGTGTTTACTTCTATTGTGCATCGTGGGCGTGTTCTCCGTGTTGGCTCCGCTCCCTCGCtatcctcctcccttttgGTCGTCGAACGAGGAATCCTTATATAAATCCTTGCCTGCCGCCTGCTGAGCGTGCGAAGACCTTTTCGGACCTCATTGCCGGGCCAAGAAGTacacgaaaaaagaaacaagaaggggtgag
Protein-coding regions in this window:
- a CDS encoding amastin-like protein; protein product: MSHSFCRVGIAIYCILQLIAFIFILAGTLIDQFRVQNVDVLSNSPCLTIWGFKDKCISLKWSVLTKDLWKGCPQRLKRFNAAEALSIAAVLISALACLIGFVMLCCCRCLRWLCLILNILATLCGCAVTALMIDAFYNNHEEGLQQYNNSCYALRQNGSVIRPSAIVDGNPVATHYNYGAGFAIYIVGWGLCFINIFFLMLPC